Proteins co-encoded in one Bacteroidales bacterium genomic window:
- a CDS encoding CvpA family protein, producing MNWLDIVILIPCIWFFYTGFKNGFVKSISQLIALILGIWISIKFSDAVLTFCFEKFPKLHEHTAGLSPQMIKIIAFVVIFILVIILINLIGNLIDKLVNMVSLSTINKFIGGAFGVFKGLLITGVIIYILNMFNIINPIIKEEVRENSLLYTYIEKVIPTFSDFMTKKRVSPDKDDTLQI from the coding sequence ATGAATTGGTTAGACATAGTAATTTTAATCCCTTGTATTTGGTTTTTTTACACGGGTTTTAAAAATGGTTTTGTAAAAAGCATCTCTCAGTTAATAGCTTTAATATTAGGCATCTGGATTTCGATAAAATTCTCAGACGCCGTCTTAACATTTTGTTTTGAGAAATTTCCTAAACTACATGAACATACTGCCGGTTTATCTCCGCAGATGATAAAAATTATTGCATTTGTAGTGATTTTTATTTTAGTAATAATCCTTATTAACTTAATTGGGAATTTAATAGATAAACTGGTTAATATGGTTTCGTTATCAACTATAAATAAATTTATCGGCGGAGCTTTTGGTGTTTTTAAAGGATTATTAATCACAGGAGTAATTATTTATATATTAAATATGTTTAATATTATTAATCCAATTATAAAAGAAGAAGTTAGAGAGAACTCTTTATTATACACTTATATAGAGAAAGTTATTCCCACATTTAGTGATTTCATGACAAAAAAAAGAGTATCGCCTGATAAAGACGATACTCTTCAGATATAA
- the recJ gene encoding single-stranded-DNA-specific exonuclease RecJ produces MVKIWNPKDDGDPKVVGELASQLNIDYTLANLLIQRGITNFVEAKKFFRPDLKNLHDPFLMKDMDKAVERLNQAIKLQEKILVYGDYDVDGTTAVSLVYSFFKIYNSNIDFYIPDRYTEGYGISTESIDFAHENGFTLIIALDCGIKASDKIDYAKSKGIDFIIGDHHRPDNTIPEAYAVLDPKQPECQYPYKDLSGCGVAYKMIQAFSKKNKIPMEKAYDFLDLVVISIASDIVPITGENRIFAYYGLRIINTKPRPGIEAILACAKVTRRPRQIYTHNKSIFSKELTINDLVFTIGPRINAAGRLENGKTSVELLNSDNLEDAKIIAERINDINNERRNLDNIATQDAIEDLENDPKTIYKKTTVVYNPDWYKGVVGIVASRLTEKYYRPTIVFTKSNGLITGSARSIKNFDIYDAINACSDLLEHFGGHTYAAGLSLKEENLSIFIERFEQIVTETIDDQMLIPVIDYDTDLDLKDINTKFYKTLKSFAPFGPGNQSPVFRTTGVVDTGLARIVGKNHIKLTVTQLNKGGYPISAIAFQQGDYFDQITGGLPFNIVYHIEENEWNNTISLQLNIKDIKIIE; encoded by the coding sequence ATGGTAAAAATCTGGAATCCTAAAGATGATGGTGACCCCAAAGTTGTTGGCGAATTAGCCAGTCAACTTAACATTGATTATACTTTAGCTAATTTATTAATCCAAAGAGGAATAACTAATTTTGTAGAAGCAAAAAAATTCTTTCGTCCAGACTTAAAGAATCTGCATGATCCGTTTCTGATGAAAGACATGGATAAAGCTGTCGAAAGGTTAAATCAAGCCATAAAATTACAAGAAAAAATACTTGTTTATGGTGATTATGATGTTGACGGAACTACGGCGGTATCTTTGGTATATTCTTTTTTCAAAATTTATAATTCCAACATTGATTTTTATATCCCCGACAGATATACAGAAGGTTATGGTATTTCTACCGAAAGTATTGACTTTGCACACGAGAATGGTTTTACTTTAATAATTGCTTTAGATTGTGGAATTAAGGCTTCCGATAAAATTGATTATGCAAAAAGTAAAGGTATAGATTTTATTATCGGTGACCATCATAGACCGGACAATACTATTCCTGAAGCATACGCTGTTTTAGACCCTAAACAACCAGAATGTCAATACCCTTACAAGGATTTATCCGGCTGCGGTGTTGCATATAAAATGATACAAGCTTTTTCAAAAAAAAATAAAATTCCGATGGAAAAAGCTTATGATTTTTTGGATCTTGTTGTAATAAGCATCGCTTCCGATATTGTTCCTATTACAGGAGAAAACAGAATTTTCGCTTATTACGGATTACGGATTATCAACACAAAACCGCGCCCAGGTATTGAAGCGATACTTGCATGCGCTAAAGTTACAAGACGTCCGCGACAAATTTACACGCACAATAAAAGCATTTTCTCTAAGGAACTGACAATTAATGATCTTGTTTTCACAATTGGTCCTAGAATTAATGCGGCCGGGAGATTAGAAAACGGAAAAACTTCTGTTGAACTTCTTAACTCGGATAATCTGGAAGATGCCAAAATAATTGCCGAACGTATTAACGACATAAATAATGAGCGGAGAAATTTAGATAATATTGCCACTCAAGATGCAATTGAAGACTTGGAAAATGATCCTAAAACAATATACAAAAAAACTACAGTAGTTTATAATCCCGATTGGTATAAAGGTGTTGTTGGGATTGTTGCTTCACGTTTAACTGAAAAATATTACCGCCCTACTATAGTTTTTACAAAATCAAACGGTTTAATAACCGGTTCGGCACGTTCGATAAAGAATTTCGATATTTATGATGCCATAAATGCTTGCAGTGACTTATTGGAACATTTCGGTGGGCATACTTATGCGGCTGGCTTATCTTTAAAAGAAGAAAACCTATCAATATTTATTGAAAGATTTGAGCAAATTGTAACCGAAACTATTGATGATCAAATGCTGATTCCGGTCATAGATTATGATACCGATTTGGATCTAAAAGATATTAATACAAAGTTTTACAAAACATTAAAATCATTTGCTCCTTTCGGACCGGGCAACCAATCACCTGTTTTTAGAACAACAGGTGTTGTAGATACAGGATTGGCTAGGATTGTCGGAAAAAATCACATCAAACTTACCGTAACACAACTCAATAAAGGCGGCTACCCGATTTCGGCAATTGCTTTTCAGCAAGGAGATTATTTTGATCAGATTACGGGTGGATTACCATTTAATATTGTTTATCACATTGAGGAAAATGAATGGAATAATACAATCTCTCTTCAATTAAACATTAAAGATATAAAGATCATCGAGTAA
- a CDS encoding C25 family cysteine peptidase: MLTLIFVLTLVSFTSYSQQITYSDNQDGNAATISLSVDSYRIENLTYKGEEMHEIGLSGIFIPNDEGMPNLPRISRFVAIPEGAEVKVSIKSMVTETLENINIAPALRIQAIPEEPVTDYVKNGKVYSTKEFYPSNPVEISEVTSLRGVDAVVIGITPFQYNPVTKELIVIKDIELDINYIGGSKSYSDNKYRSPWFDPILRNAFLNYEALPEIEYTGKSAKDGEGCEYLIVIPNNEDFRPYAEQIKEFRTRQGIYTKIMSLSEMGVTTTAQMKTFFHNAYNTWDIPPVAVLLMGDHNTNMSLGIPAETIPHSYNGSCITDNQYADVTGDLLPEMVFGRMAAETTAQLNVLVSKFLEYETQPCMDASYYQNPITALGWQTERWFQICSEAVGGYWRNQGKTPVRINAIYSGTPGSSWSSNQNTSMVTNYFGPSGTGYIPASPSELGGWTGGTAGQVVTAVNNGAFALQHRDHGFEDGWGEPDFTSSNISQLTNVGKMTYLFTINCLTGKFNNNTPCFGEVFHRYTYNGQNAGAVGFLGPTEVSYSFVNDAYAWGMYDLYDPEFLPTFGPYAENSGNWMPAFGNVAGKYFLYQSSWPYNTGDKQITYQMFTAHSDVFLRLFTEVPQTLAVTHNDVTLAGNTNFLITATEGATIALTANGEILAVATATGSQQTMIIPGTLIPTTEISVVCTKQNYLRYEAVVTVVPAEGPYIIANSWTVNDANGDGILQYNETADIDMIAKNVGVETATNVVMTISSSSEYVTITKNNANFGTINADATASVDDAFTISVSQDTPNNQTISFDVSSTDGNDVWESTMSVRAYRPILEYKNFSWQGSYQAGETLNLNIVFENKGGAPVNNVVGVLTSNNQYVVINTSEQNYGLIEPNGMGLSTYSVTISNDIPAGEVINFEITASGDNGLITAEADFFISNSCIVKFDLSDSYGDGWNGASLNVSFDDGTPTVNYTIQNGSVASFEKEINVGTTVTVSFVSGAWNSECSFVISYKESGDVIYQSSGTPSAGVVTTFVCDCGFSLPEICDPVENLMASLNNNVVTLTWTADASSYIVKRNGTQLGTVTIPTYIDMTPVYGQCTYSVIVVCDQGSTSDERSVEILVEEPCAPITNLVANNTGNNVYLTWNEPNTTTINVVEYKVYRNTVLITTVSNTNYDDIDLINGDYIYCIEAIFDNSCTSESVCSENVNINIACGTPTGLSVMLVDNNISLNWIAPNNFTPLSYNIYKNDQFIDNVIGTSYYDSNLPNDNYHYCVEAVCDEDLLSEMACYDIAVIVCHIPVDFNAVVVNQSVVLSWIKPEFADPISYNLFRNDVLLTENITTTTYTDDNPEGNIIIYSLSANYDLDCEVSVENTFEISYSGIKTLNNDVKIYPNPADNIINIETDEMSRILLYNSVGQLVLRVDVSGNNASINVSQFKTGVYTVDIIGKDNSSIKSKVIITK, from the coding sequence ATGTTAACACTAATTTTTGTGTTAACATTAGTTAGTTTTACATCTTATTCCCAGCAAATAACATATTCTGATAATCAGGATGGAAATGCTGCTACTATCAGTTTGTCTGTCGATAGTTATAGGATTGAAAACCTCACGTATAAAGGAGAAGAAATGCATGAGATAGGACTATCCGGAATATTTATTCCAAATGATGAGGGAATGCCGAATCTTCCTCGAATAAGCAGATTTGTAGCAATACCCGAAGGTGCAGAAGTCAAAGTTTCCATTAAGAGTATGGTAACCGAAACATTAGAAAATATCAATATAGCACCGGCATTAAGAATCCAAGCTATTCCAGAAGAACCAGTTACTGATTATGTTAAAAACGGTAAAGTTTATTCAACAAAAGAATTCTACCCGAGTAATCCTGTAGAGATTTCAGAAGTAACATCATTAAGAGGTGTTGATGCGGTTGTAATAGGTATAACACCGTTTCAATATAACCCTGTTACTAAAGAATTAATTGTTATCAAAGATATCGAACTAGATATTAATTATATCGGAGGATCAAAATCATATAGTGATAATAAGTATCGCTCTCCTTGGTTTGACCCTATTCTTAGAAATGCATTTTTGAATTACGAAGCGCTTCCTGAAATAGAATATACTGGTAAAAGTGCTAAAGACGGCGAAGGCTGTGAATATTTAATTGTAATTCCGAATAATGAAGATTTTAGACCTTATGCGGAACAGATTAAGGAATTTAGAACAAGACAAGGCATTTATACTAAAATAATGAGTTTGTCGGAAATGGGAGTTACAACAACAGCTCAAATGAAAACATTTTTTCATAACGCATACAATACATGGGATATCCCACCTGTAGCGGTATTGCTTATGGGAGATCATAACACAAATATGTCTCTTGGTATTCCCGCGGAAACAATACCTCATTCATATAACGGTAGTTGTATAACAGATAATCAATATGCGGATGTTACAGGTGATTTATTACCTGAAATGGTTTTCGGTAGAATGGCAGCAGAAACAACTGCCCAATTAAATGTATTGGTAAGTAAGTTTTTAGAATATGAAACTCAGCCGTGTATGGATGCAAGCTATTATCAAAATCCTATTACTGCTCTCGGTTGGCAAACAGAACGTTGGTTTCAAATATGTTCTGAAGCTGTTGGCGGATATTGGCGTAATCAAGGCAAAACTCCCGTGAGGATAAATGCTATTTATTCCGGTACTCCTGGTAGTTCTTGGTCTTCTAATCAAAATACTTCTATGGTTACAAATTATTTTGGACCGAGTGGTACAGGTTATATTCCTGCTAGCCCATCAGAATTGGGTGGTTGGACAGGTGGTACTGCTGGACAAGTCGTTACTGCTGTTAATAATGGTGCTTTTGCTTTGCAACATAGAGATCATGGGTTTGAAGATGGTTGGGGTGAACCTGATTTCACATCATCCAACATTAGTCAACTTACCAATGTTGGAAAGATGACCTATCTTTTTACTATCAATTGTTTAACGGGTAAATTTAATAATAATACACCATGCTTTGGAGAAGTTTTCCATAGATATACTTATAATGGACAAAATGCTGGTGCTGTTGGGTTTTTGGGCCCTACAGAAGTTTCTTATTCATTTGTAAATGATGCGTATGCATGGGGAATGTACGATTTATATGATCCTGAATTTCTACCGACTTTTGGCCCATACGCTGAAAATTCAGGTAATTGGATGCCTGCATTCGGAAATGTTGCTGGAAAATATTTTTTATATCAAAGTAGTTGGCCTTATAATACCGGTGATAAACAAATTACTTATCAAATGTTTACCGCCCACTCCGATGTGTTTTTAAGATTATTTACTGAAGTGCCGCAAACATTGGCTGTTACACATAATGATGTTACTTTGGCGGGAAATACCAATTTCCTTATAACTGCCACTGAAGGAGCAACAATTGCTCTTACTGCAAACGGAGAAATTCTTGCTGTTGCTACTGCTACAGGAAGTCAACAAACAATGATTATTCCCGGAACGTTAATTCCTACAACTGAAATATCTGTTGTTTGTACAAAACAAAATTATTTGAGGTATGAAGCTGTTGTAACTGTTGTTCCTGCTGAAGGCCCTTATATTATTGCAAACAGCTGGACAGTTAATGACGCTAATGGAGATGGAATATTACAATATAATGAAACGGCTGATATAGATATGATTGCTAAGAATGTTGGAGTTGAAACAGCTACAAATGTTGTTATGACTATTTCTTCAAGTAGTGAATATGTTACTATTACTAAGAATAATGCAAACTTCGGAACAATTAATGCTGATGCTACCGCTTCTGTTGATGATGCATTTACTATATCGGTATCACAAGATACTCCTAATAATCAAACTATTTCATTTGATGTTTCAAGTACAGACGGAAATGATGTATGGGAAAGCACAATGTCTGTTAGAGCTTATAGACCAATTTTGGAATATAAAAATTTCTCATGGCAAGGCTCATATCAGGCGGGAGAAACATTAAACTTGAATATAGTTTTTGAAAATAAGGGCGGAGCTCCGGTTAATAATGTAGTTGGTGTGCTGACATCTAATAATCAGTATGTTGTTATTAATACCAGCGAGCAAAACTATGGATTGATCGAACCAAACGGTATGGGTTTGTCTACTTATTCAGTAACTATTAGTAACGATATTCCTGCAGGAGAAGTTATAAATTTTGAAATTACTGCTTCAGGTGACAATGGTCTTATTACAGCTGAGGCCGACTTCTTCATTTCTAATAGTTGTATTGTAAAGTTTGATTTAAGTGATTCCTATGGTGATGGCTGGAATGGTGCTTCACTGAACGTTTCATTTGATGACGGTACACCAACTGTTAATTATACAATTCAAAATGGTAGTGTTGCTTCTTTCGAGAAAGAAATTAATGTTGGCACAACTGTCACTGTTTCTTTTGTAAGTGGAGCATGGAATAGTGAATGCTCATTTGTAATTTCTTATAAAGAAAGCGGTGATGTTATTTATCAAAGTTCAGGCACCCCTTCCGCCGGTGTTGTAACTACTTTTGTCTGTGATTGTGGTTTTAGTTTACCGGAAATATGCGATCCTGTTGAAAATCTTATGGCAAGCTTAAATAATAATGTTGTTACTTTAACTTGGACTGCAGATGCAAGTAGTTATATTGTCAAAAGAAACGGCACCCAGCTTGGAACTGTAACAATTCCAACTTATATTGATATGACTCCTGTTTACGGACAATGTACATATTCAGTTATTGTGGTATGTGATCAAGGATCTACTTCAGATGAGAGATCAGTAGAAATACTTGTGGAAGAACCATGTGCTCCAATTACTAACCTAGTTGCCAATAACACAGGTAATAATGTTTATCTTACTTGGAATGAGCCTAATACGACTACGATAAATGTTGTTGAATATAAGGTTTATAGAAATACAGTATTAATTACAACTGTTTCAAATACTAATTATGATGATATTGATCTGATAAATGGAGATTATATTTATTGTATAGAAGCAATATTTGATAATAGTTGTACTTCCGAAAGTGTATGCAGCGAAAATGTTAATATTAATATTGCATGCGGAACTCCAACAGGTTTATCTGTTATGTTAGTTGATAATAATATTAGTTTAAATTGGATTGCCCCGAACAATTTTACTCCCCTAAGTTATAACATCTATAAAAATGACCAATTTATTGATAATGTAATTGGAACAAGTTATTATGATTCTAATCTTCCTAATGATAATTATCATTATTGTGTTGAAGCAGTGTGCGATGAAGATCTTTTGTCTGAAATGGCTTGTTATGATATTGCAGTGATTGTTTGTCATATTCCTGTTGATTTTAATGCTGTAGTTGTAAATCAAAGTGTTGTCCTTAGTTGGATCAAACCTGAATTTGCGGATCCTATAAGCTATAACTTATTTAGAAATGATGTTCTACTGACTGAAAATATTACTACTACAACTTATACTGATGATAATCCTGAAGGAAATATTATAATATATAGTCTATCTGCGAACTACGATTTGGATTGTGAAGTTTCAGTAGAAAATACTTTTGAAATATCTTATTCTGGTATCAAAACGTTAAATAATGATGTTAAGATATACCCTAATCCTGCTGATAATATTATAAATATTGAGACTGATGAAATGTCGAGAATTTTATTATATAATAGCGTTGGTCAATTGGTTTTAAGAGTTGATGTTAGCGGAAATAATGCGAGCATCAATGTATCACAATTTAAAACCGGTGTTTATACAGTTGACATTATTGGAAAAGATAATTCTTCAATAAAATCAAAAGTTATAATTACAAAGTAA
- a CDS encoding C25 family cysteine peptidase has product MKKFLFYFLALILNVSFCLNINAQELSYSDLKSGNGISINMTMKSYDIVTLNHKGEEMHQISVSGIVIPNDEGMPNIPRLSRLIAIPQGATASFNIKNIETETINNLNIAPALRLQSENEEPEFNYTKNKDIYDNNAFYPVSPVEISERTSLRGVDAIVLGITPFQYNPVTKELIAIKKIDIEIIYEGGNHHYGNDKYRSRWFDPILKNALFNYDVLPDIDYNKVMVNESKDNVGCEYLIVIPNNDIWLPYAEQLKDFRTKQGILTKIMRLDEMEVTTPAQMKTFFHNAYNTWDIPPVAVLLMADHKTDMTQGIPGETISHPLGSCITDNQYADVNGDLLPEMVFARMTAETEQHLQTMVSKTLEYEYTNPCMDEAYYNKPITALGWQTERWFQICSEVVGGYLRQNGKDPVRINEIYDGIPGNVWSTAQNTNTVVNYFGQNGLGYLPASPTDLGNWSGGTAADVISAINNGAFMLQHRDHGYEPGWGEPNFTTSHAPQINNQGKLTYIFTINCLTGKFNHTSPCFIEVYHRLATGNQNRGAVGLLGPTETSYSFVNDVYIWGVYDLFDPDFMPTFGPYAENSGNWLPAFGNVAGKYFLYQSSWPYNTNNKNITYQMFTAHGDAFLRLFTEVPREIEISHLNEVMMGTPLFVTCEEGALVALTVGDEIISVFEGTGSEQEIQLPIYDPQTEITVVATKQNRLRYVNTVLIIPATGPYIISNGWNIYDENNNGKLDYAETADIGFTVKNIGADATNELTVELIINDDFVTIEKSVADFGTVQVNEEKTIDNAFSINIANNIPDNYVFDVRFTMTNNSNSWSVQTTFTAYAPVIQLFDYDVVGDIIPGATVTITPIFINEGGSGVFNPKVNIIINSDIATLNTGNPISFNNFDSGETSSGSFNMTVNNNANYGEYIPITVNLAADNEISKVAEIETLLDACNISINSFPWLEDFETTTSIPECWTQEFDDNNYDWYTYNGGITHKPYSAHSGSINMILAGYGLTKLISPSINVPSNYIATLSFWHAQTAKNEDQDILRVYYKTSKAGEWILLQEFTESISDWTKVTIELPDTKYTSNYYFAFEGEAKGAYGVVIDDVGITLELNPCMDVIDFNADYQENTVNLTWTLPQPSSDLLGYDVYFNNNLLERSISSEYEHTNIPYLNTLNYCVVSVFNECTGDPVCLQVITCPTPSDLSVDYIDNNIILEWSGAIDTKYFNIYKNDVLIAAEVTETSYSYYDVEIGEHTFKITAVYENCDESEGAEEKYNIAGINNIENNLMVYPNPATNYINIEGKDIAYVTLFNSIGQIINKAIVNGDFIYLDINNYNSGIYFLKVNFLDNTSNNIKIIINNN; this is encoded by the coding sequence ATGAAGAAATTTTTATTTTATTTTTTAGCTTTAATATTAAATGTATCATTTTGTTTAAATATTAATGCTCAAGAATTATCATATTCCGATTTAAAGAGCGGTAATGGTATTTCAATAAATATGACTATGAAGTCTTATGATATTGTTACATTAAACCATAAAGGAGAAGAAATGCACCAGATTTCTGTTTCCGGAATAGTAATTCCTAATGATGAAGGTATGCCGAATATACCAAGACTTTCACGTTTAATTGCTATACCTCAGGGGGCAACAGCCAGTTTCAATATTAAAAACATTGAAACTGAAACTATTAATAATTTAAATATTGCTCCGGCATTACGCTTGCAATCGGAAAATGAAGAACCTGAATTTAATTATACTAAAAATAAAGATATTTATGATAATAATGCTTTCTACCCTGTTTCTCCTGTTGAAATTTCCGAGAGAACTTCTTTAAGAGGTGTAGATGCAATAGTTTTAGGAATCACTCCATTTCAATATAATCCGGTTACAAAAGAGTTGATTGCTATAAAAAAAATAGATATTGAAATTATTTATGAAGGTGGTAACCACCATTATGGTAATGATAAATATCGTTCCAGATGGTTTGACCCTATTCTTAAAAATGCACTATTTAACTATGATGTTCTTCCTGATATTGACTATAATAAAGTGATGGTTAATGAAAGTAAAGATAATGTCGGTTGTGAATACTTGATTGTAATTCCAAATAATGATATTTGGTTACCTTATGCCGAACAATTAAAAGATTTTAGAACAAAACAAGGCATACTTACTAAAATAATGAGATTAGATGAGATGGAAGTAACCACTCCTGCACAAATGAAAACATTTTTTCATAATGCCTATAATACATGGGATATACCACCTGTTGCCGTTTTGCTTATGGCTGATCATAAAACTGATATGACTCAAGGTATTCCGGGAGAAACAATTTCTCACCCTTTGGGTAGTTGTATTACTGATAATCAATATGCCGATGTTAATGGTGATTTACTTCCTGAAATGGTTTTTGCACGTATGACAGCGGAAACCGAACAACATTTGCAAACAATGGTCAGTAAAACTTTGGAGTACGAATATACCAATCCGTGCATGGATGAAGCATATTATAACAAACCGATTACTGCTTTAGGTTGGCAAACGGAAAGATGGTTTCAAATATGCTCTGAAGTTGTAGGCGGATATCTTAGACAAAACGGTAAAGATCCTGTTAGAATCAATGAAATTTATGACGGAATACCCGGAAATGTTTGGTCAACAGCTCAAAATACTAATACTGTTGTTAATTATTTTGGGCAGAATGGATTAGGATATCTACCTGCATCTCCTACCGATTTGGGAAACTGGTCCGGCGGAACTGCAGCTGATGTAATTTCTGCAATTAATAATGGTGCTTTTATGTTACAACACCGTGACCATGGTTATGAACCAGGATGGGGTGAGCCAAATTTTACAACTTCTCATGCACCACAAATTAATAATCAAGGCAAACTTACATATATTTTTACAATAAATTGTTTAACAGGCAAATTTAACCATACCTCGCCATGCTTTATTGAAGTATATCATAGATTGGCTACCGGAAATCAAAATAGAGGTGCTGTCGGATTATTAGGACCTACTGAAACCTCATACTCATTTGTTAATGATGTATATATTTGGGGTGTATATGATTTATTTGATCCTGATTTTATGCCTACTTTCGGACCTTATGCAGAAAATTCCGGAAATTGGCTGCCTGCTTTTGGAAATGTTGCCGGAAAATATTTCCTATATCAAAGCAGTTGGCCGTATAATACTAACAATAAAAATATTACATATCAAATGTTTACTGCACATGGTGATGCCTTTTTGCGTTTGTTTACAGAGGTCCCGCGTGAAATTGAAATATCCCACTTAAATGAAGTTATGATGGGTACACCATTGTTTGTTACTTGCGAAGAAGGTGCGCTCGTAGCTCTGACAGTAGGCGATGAAATAATATCTGTATTTGAAGGAACAGGCTCTGAACAAGAAATTCAATTGCCGATATACGACCCTCAAACAGAGATAACAGTGGTTGCAACAAAACAGAATAGACTTCGATATGTTAATACTGTATTAATTATTCCGGCTACCGGTCCGTATATCATTAGTAATGGTTGGAATATTTATGATGAAAATAATAATGGAAAATTAGATTATGCAGAAACTGCTGATATAGGATTTACTGTAAAAAATATTGGTGCAGATGCTACTAATGAGTTAACGGTAGAGTTAATAATTAATGATGATTTTGTAACGATTGAAAAGTCTGTGGCAGATTTTGGTACTGTTCAAGTTAATGAAGAAAAAACAATTGACAATGCTTTTTCAATAAATATCGCTAATAATATTCCTGATAACTATGTTTTTGATGTACGATTTACTATGACAAATAATAGTAATAGTTGGTCGGTACAAACAACATTTACGGCTTATGCTCCGGTTATACAACTTTTTGATTATGATGTAGTCGGTGATATTATCCCCGGTGCAACTGTTACTATTACGCCTATATTTATTAATGAAGGTGGTTCTGGTGTATTTAACCCCAAAGTAAATATAATCATAAATAGTGATATTGCTACACTTAATACTGGTAATCCTATTAGTTTTAATAATTTTGATTCGGGAGAAACCTCTTCAGGTAGTTTTAATATGACAGTTAATAATAATGCAAATTATGGAGAATATATCCCAATTACTGTAAATCTCGCCGCTGATAATGAAATAAGTAAAGTTGCTGAAATAGAGACCTTATTAGATGCTTGTAATATATCAATAAATAGTTTCCCTTGGCTTGAGGATTTTGAAACAACTACTTCTATTCCGGAATGTTGGACTCAAGAGTTTGATGATAATAATTACGATTGGTATACATATAATGGAGGAATAACACATAAACCCTATTCTGCGCATAGCGGTAGTATTAATATGATTCTTGCCGGATACGGTTTAACAAAATTAATATCACCAAGTATAAATGTACCGTCAAATTATATTGCTACTCTGAGTTTTTGGCATGCACAAACAGCAAAGAATGAAGATCAAGATATATTAAGAGTTTATTATAAAACATCTAAAGCCGGAGAGTGGATCTTACTTCAAGAATTTACTGAAAGTATTTCAGATTGGACGAAAGTAACCATTGAATTACCTGATACTAAATATACTTCTAATTATTACTTTGCTTTTGAAGGCGAAGCAAAAGGTGCTTATGGTGTTGTTATTGATGATGTTGGCATTACATTGGAACTGAACCCTTGTATGGATGTAATTGATTTTAATGCCGATTATCAAGAAAATACAGTTAATTTAACTTGGACACTTCCTCAACCTTCAAGTGATTTGTTGGGGTATGATGTTTATTTCAATAATAATCTGCTTGAAAGAAGCATCTCTAGTGAATATGAGCATACAAATATTCCATATTTAAATACTTTGAATTATTGTGTCGTATCTGTTTTTAATGAATGTACGGGAGATCCGGTTTGCTTGCAAGTAATTACATGTCCTACCCCAAGTGATTTATCTGTTGATTATATTGATAATAATATAATTCTCGAATGGAGTGGTGCTATAGATACTAAATATTTTAATATTTATAAAAATGATGTATTAATTGCTGCTGAAGTTACCGAAACATCTTATTCCTATTATGATGTTGAAATAGGAGAACATACATTTAAGATTACCGCAGTTTATGAAAATTGTGATGAGTCGGAAGGAGCAGAAGAAAAATATAATATTGCCGGTATCAATAATATAGAAAATAATCTTATGGTATATCCTAATCCTGCAACAAATTATATAAACATTGAGGGTAAAGATATTGCTTATGTTACCTTATTCAATTCAATAGGTCAAATTATTAATAAAGCAATTGTTAATGGTGATTTTATCTATTTGGATATAAATAATTATAATTCAGGAATATATTTCTTGAAAGTAAATTTTCTTGATAATACATCAAATAATATAAAAATAATAATAAACAATAATTAA